A stretch of the Thermoplasmata archaeon genome encodes the following:
- a CDS encoding DNA-directed RNA polymerase gives MYFIERVEDVVRIPPSRLGDNYEEVAKEIATLNQEGKILSDKGMIVLIKNVELKGEGTIVHGDGGVYQTVEYDALFFKPVIGEVIEGTVVEIMKYGAFVRIGPFDALLHISQIMDDRVEIDEHNQRLLGKDTRRELRVGNRVRVRIVAVSLNEFSPQDSRIGLTMRQPGLGRMEWLEAAAARQQS, from the coding sequence ATGTATTTCATCGAGCGAGTTGAAGATGTTGTCCGAATACCCCCTTCACGTCTTGGTGACAATTACGAGGAAGTAGCAAAAGAGATTGCAACCCTGAATCAGGAGGGTAAAATCCTGAGCGACAAGGGAATGATTGTTCTGATAAAAAATGTAGAATTGAAAGGAGAGGGCACAATAGTCCATGGTGATGGGGGTGTATATCAGACGGTCGAATATGATGCCCTCTTTTTCAAGCCAGTCATTGGTGAGGTAATCGAGGGTACAGTCGTAGAAATCATGAAGTATGGTGCATTCGTGAGAATCGGACCATTTGATGCTCTCTTACACATCAGCCAGATAATGGATGATCGTGTTGAAATAGATGAGCATAACCAACGACTTCTTGGAAAGGATACACGGAGAGAACTGCGGGTTGGAAACAGAGTGCGAGTAAGAATAGTTGCGGTGAGCTTGAACGAATTTTCACCCCAGGACTCAAGAATCGGTCTCACTATGAGACAACCAGGACTAGGGAGAATGGAATGGCTAGAAGCTGCTGCAGCAAGGCAGCAAAGCTAG
- a CDS encoding ArsR family transcriptional regulator, whose amino-acid sequence MDALELEVRRKIYQTILKNPGLHLRELQRQTGLAMGMLTYHLDVLENSGLIRTEVKEKKKCYFPYAFSYSQSSLIMFMRESVPRKILLLLLEKPRKFGELVELVGKSKSVVSTHLTRLLKTGIISATKEENENLYSLKEPEKVKETFITYRESFYDDALDRFIELYLEM is encoded by the coding sequence ATGGACGCCCTTGAACTTGAGGTGAGACGAAAAATTTACCAGACAATCTTAAAAAATCCAGGACTACATCTCAGAGAACTGCAAAGGCAGACAGGACTGGCCATGGGAATGCTCACCTACCACCTAGATGTGCTTGAAAACTCTGGGCTCATCCGCACAGAAGTAAAGGAGAAGAAGAAATGCTATTTCCCATATGCATTTTCCTACAGCCAGAGTTCGCTCATAATGTTCATGCGGGAATCTGTGCCCAGAAAAATTCTGCTCTTGCTTCTTGAAAAGCCCAGAAAGTTTGGAGAGCTTGTAGAGCTAGTTGGCAAAAGCAAATCTGTGGTTTCCACCCACCTGACAAGATTGCTGAAAACTGGAATAATTTCAGCCACTAAGGAAGAGAATGAGAACCTTTATTCACTTAAAGAGCCAGAGAAAGTGAAAGAAACTTTCATAACCTACAGAGAAAGCTTCTACGATGATGCACTAGACAGATTCATTGAACTCTATCTAGAAATGTGA
- the eif1A gene encoding translation initiation factor eIF-1A, producing the protein MKNEESAESYMRVPLPDRSKNEMFAIAHQLLGSTHIRVICEDGKSRLGRIPGKMRKKKWIRENELLIVRPWSFEDDKADIVHRYSKTQAVNLSKRGKLPPVIDIFSGMKIDEESEEIEGENEG; encoded by the coding sequence ATGAAGAATGAAGAAAGTGCTGAAAGCTACATGAGAGTCCCTTTGCCAGATAGATCTAAAAATGAGATGTTTGCAATTGCACATCAATTACTGGGTTCTACACACATCAGGGTGATATGTGAGGATGGCAAGTCACGGCTTGGCAGAATTCCTGGCAAGATGCGAAAGAAGAAGTGGATTCGTGAAAATGAGTTGCTTATTGTGCGACCCTGGTCCTTTGAGGACGATAAAGCAGACATAGTCCACAGATACTCTAAAACCCAGGCAGTGAATTTAAGCAAGAGAGGCAAGCTTCCGCCTGTAATTGATATATTCTCTGGTATGAAAATTGATGAGGAATCCGAGGAGATTGAAGGAGAAAATGAGGGTTAG
- a CDS encoding metallophosphoesterase: MRNPRRLKEKMRVRILQLTDIHASRRGLETLKGAVLSEKPDLVVICGDITHFGPYEFATELLKQLNHKAFVVLGNCDMPDTFEKISVQENITHLHGISQDFQGVRFSGFGGANGTPWAYGNLYSEEEIYEGLKRIVDEKTVLVTHTPPVSFVRARISEEMGSVAVDRIVHEKKPVAVLCGHIHEASGIERIFGKTLVVNPGPAKHGKYAVIEVEGEKVEARINED, translated from the coding sequence ATGAGGAATCCGAGGAGATTGAAGGAGAAAATGAGGGTTAGAATTCTGCAGCTTACTGACATTCATGCCTCTCGGAGGGGACTAGAAACTCTTAAGGGAGCAGTCCTCTCGGAGAAGCCCGATCTTGTGGTTATTTGTGGTGATATTACGCATTTTGGACCCTATGAATTCGCGACGGAATTGTTGAAACAATTGAACCACAAGGCATTTGTCGTTCTTGGAAATTGTGATATGCCAGACACATTTGAGAAAATCTCAGTGCAGGAAAATATCACACATCTTCATGGAATAAGTCAGGACTTTCAGGGCGTGAGATTCTCTGGTTTTGGCGGGGCTAATGGGACGCCCTGGGCTTATGGGAATCTATACAGCGAGGAAGAGATTTACGAAGGATTGAAGAGAATCGTTGACGAGAAAACGGTTCTTGTAACCCACACGCCTCCTGTATCTTTTGTGCGTGCCAGAATATCAGAGGAGATGGGAAGCGTAGCGGTTGATAGAATTGTCCATGAAAAAAAGCCAGTTGCAGTACTCTGTGGACATATACATGAAGCAAGTGGCATTGAAAGAATCTTCGGGAAGACACTGGTTGTGAACCCTGGCCCGGCAAAACATGGGAAGTATGCTGTGATTGAAGTGGAAGGCGAGAAAGTGGAGGCGAGAATAAATGAAGATTGA
- a CDS encoding dipeptide epimerase, producing MKIERIEFEKVEIPRKKMFVIATGSSDRYTGVLVKLYTDGGIVGIGEASPSRGVTGETPETVCAVLPEIEKKIKGLHIEEHEKIRERLGGIKGNSAAKAGVEIALNDAIGKATGMPVAKLLGLYRESITTSITIGIESKEETLKDAERLLAEGAKVLKVKIGLDWREDIERIKAIREKFGYGFRIRVDANQGYSVKNAIKVVREIECLEIEFIEQPVKWFDMEGLAEVTRASPIPVMADEAVHDADDLLRLARVRACDMVNIKLMKCGGIREAYLIANLAERLGMECMIGCMSETRVGISAGTHAALGIKNICYADLDGHIDLAGDVVKEGGVLTKNGENTVPLHLPGIGCLL from the coding sequence ATGAAGATTGAGAGAATTGAGTTTGAGAAGGTGGAGATTCCAAGGAAAAAGATGTTTGTGATTGCAACTGGAAGCTCGGACAGATACACTGGTGTCCTTGTTAAACTTTATACAGATGGAGGGATTGTTGGCATTGGTGAGGCCTCGCCATCAAGGGGAGTTACAGGTGAAACCCCAGAGACAGTTTGTGCAGTGCTGCCAGAAATTGAGAAAAAAATAAAGGGACTTCACATAGAGGAACATGAGAAGATAAGGGAGAGATTGGGAGGGATAAAAGGGAACAGTGCTGCAAAAGCAGGTGTGGAAATTGCATTGAATGATGCCATTGGCAAGGCAACTGGAATGCCTGTCGCAAAACTTCTTGGGCTTTATAGGGAGAGCATCACGACATCCATTACAATTGGTATTGAAAGCAAGGAGGAGACACTGAAGGATGCAGAAAGGTTGCTTGCTGAAGGTGCAAAGGTGCTGAAGGTGAAAATCGGGTTAGATTGGAGGGAAGATATAGAGCGAATTAAAGCGATTCGTGAAAAATTTGGTTATGGATTCAGAATTCGGGTGGATGCCAATCAGGGTTACAGTGTGAAAAACGCAATAAAGGTTGTGAGAGAAATTGAGTGTTTAGAGATTGAGTTTATAGAGCAGCCAGTGAAATGGTTTGATATGGAAGGACTTGCTGAAGTTACTCGTGCCTCGCCGATTCCTGTGATGGCGGATGAGGCAGTGCATGATGCAGATGACCTTCTACGGCTTGCAAGGGTACGAGCATGTGACATGGTAAATATAAAGCTGATGAAGTGCGGTGGAATAAGAGAAGCGTATCTGATTGCGAATCTAGCAGAGAGATTGGGAATGGAGTGCATGATTGGATGCATGAGCGAAACCAGGGTAGGCATCAGTGCTGGCACCCATGCAGCTCTGGGAATAAAAAACATCTGTTATGCAGACCTGGATGGGCACATAGACCTTGCTGGCGATGTTGTCAAAGAAGGAGGGGTACTTACCAAAAACGGAGAAAATACAGTGCCCCTGCACCTGCCAGGCATTGGATGTCTGCTCTGA